The Haematobia irritans isolate KBUSLIRL chromosome 1, ASM5000362v1, whole genome shotgun sequence DNA segment cataacagcaaacaaaatgtttgtatttgtatttaggagcttgtaagtatattacagggcaaaaatataccaaaaactacttttggttcttaaatatgctttggggaaaaatgtataacctaaatattttataaattgttgttcattaggccctgaagtacaaaaatataacagcagacatcgactgctgtttttagcaaacttttctatgagtgtaagaTTGATTGTACAGCTAATTTCAttgccattcgaataacttcaaattgattttataatggataattgtgcaCCTCCagaatggacaaatttatatcgactccagccgccggaggcaaaaaatttagtgtcagccagCCGccgccaaaaaaaattgttcggcttcattctctgcacgCGTCATACAGAATCAGAGAAcgtagccgccgagtcgcgccgccgaccaGTTTTTGCCACCGCCGaacatgtcgactcatctcgactcaaaagtAGACGCCAATTAACCAACAacattgatttaaatcagaaaaaaatattgatatttgttgtatttttgtcaaaatgtttaacagcatgcactgaaaaaacagtgaacccaccaggaagaaaaattttggttaattttagaaaatttcgattatttttagaaatttttaactaaacagtattacaaacgttgacatcacgccgacatcacaaaaataagtaaatatttttcgacaaattcaagaaaatttattagacgtaaCTAATatgtttcacttgttaaagaaaattttgttgtttgaaggaaaaaattggagttcaaaattgcaagaatgtctttagtgacatacgaagttcaagataggcgcattattggtaaaatttacaaattttaagaaattctgaactattttgtgggagacacgaatttagttaatctttatgctttatttgtgtataattttttcctctgttctagttaatttaactaatgtacacaaaaaaatattaaagtcatggaatctttcttaaaaagtaaaaattccatgaactaaaagagagttaaatcggctttagtgaaatatagggttcactttttttgattgTGAGGGCTAATCAcagcattcgatatcgagaacttttgatcgaaatctaaattttttggatcacgggagtcggtatcaattttttttaatcgaaaatttttttaattggtaaattgcaatcgtaaaatatttttcacttgttttttacatcgtttcgccatataggaatagcgaaagttttaagacggcagacaattgtaaagcgATAGAATTGGCGTTGAGAtgccaccaaaaatatattccgTCTGAACACCTCCTTCGCCAAgcgaaatcgtccattgagcctgcaaaaaggtgactttctaacagtgcacaccatttcaaacccatgtacttacaccaataacaatgtgtAAGTACTTCGTgttttgctgttggcaatgctaaagaaattgtatcaaatttcgatcgaccGTGATCTAAAATTCATAAtcatatcgacaattttttcgatacgattatgaattcaaTATCGAATGCCGTAATTAGccccctgtttctgtatgtcgaacgagctctatcgatcgagtgaaatgcatagaaacagctgatttttggttataaattcagctgttttttCCATTTCAATCGATCGctagagctcattcgacatacagaaatagGCTGTAACTTTCCTCCCAAAATAcgtcagtatcaagttgctattttgaaaaaatttagctcagataaTTTGAATGATATGTAAATGAGATTGTAAGATTGGATATAAAATTAATCTCTTTTAAAATTCGGATAACTATTCCGCCACCGAATAGACGAATTTGTATCGACTTAGTCGTCAATCCGCAGCCACTGGAagcaaaatgggtcggcttcattctctgatacagaaaatgaaacagaaaaatttatttataattgttgtattttctgtcaaaattttaaactatcGATCCACAATCAttcacagagaatgaagccgacctatTTTTGTCGGAGGCGgctgacacaaaattttttgcttgacGCCTAcgccgataaaaaattgtctattaggCGGCGCACAATAATccgttataaaatcaatttgaagttttccaaattgtaatgagattagttgtacaaccaatcttaaaataaaatttacatttcattcaaattttctgagctaaatttttgtaaaacaattatagcaacttgatactaatgGCTTGTAGGTGGAGAGTTCAAACTGTTGGCATgaaatataacaattattattacatttttctgatataaatcaatatttttgattaattggcggctaaatttgagtcgacatgagtcgacatattcggcggcggcgtcgactgctaaaacaatataaaaatacgGACAGAAAGTAGttccataaaaattgaaattatgtgttttgaaattacaaaaaaaaaaagtaaaacataAGAAAGGAATGACAATTTATGCTAGAGGCCGGAATGTACCTCTCGTGAAAATTTCCGCTACCCATAAAAAGTTATTATCGATTCTTGGTATTttgctcccataagaaatacgttGCAAAATTGTGTTATTGGCACGCAAACGAAATTTCTGCTAGATGTGCATACCGAGCTTAAGGCCAatatcatagaccaagaaaatatagagacataccttgataattcaccatggttttgtttatttgcagagcgcagtcattccactcaattgcgcagtcaagtgactcaatttctttttggaaaacgagaataaccgtataaattagtcaatttgcattacaaaaaaggtgtggatgaacagtattttataaactttcacaatatttggtgtttcaacgagagaacaaaggaaagaaaacaaattaaagccaaattaaaaaatcactcaattgcagacgaaaaagagccatctacggtgtgcagacaaactacagcgctgtgaattcacttgagatgtctataccttccttggtctatgccaATATGCACGTCCAACTGAAATTTCCGCTACCCTTAAGAAATGCGTTGCTATATATGAAGCGTgaggtgttgttatcgatgattCGCATTTTGCTCCCATACGGAATGCACTGCAAAACTATGTTATTGGCacgcaaacgaaattttcgctagaggtgcatgtcGAGCTTGAAGATATCGAAGCACTGTTACCGATCATTCACAGTTTCTACATCATGCGCCGTtcctattgtatttttatttgaacgctttttgggggtattttatataaaacaaatggCAGCGCATGATTTCATTTGATTCATTTgccatttgttaaaaaaatatcccAAAAGTCGTCCATATAAAAGTACAATATAAACCGAgtatcatagaccaaggaaaTATAGAGACGTactttgataattcaccatggttttgtttatttgcaaagcgcagtcattccactcaattgcgcagtcaagtgactcaatttctttttggaaaacgagaataaacgtacaaatcagtcaattttcattacaaaaaagttgtggaTGGATAGTATTTTATAAGCTTTCACAATATTTAgtgtttcatcaaaagaacaaaggaaagaaaacgaattaaaaaatcactcaattgcagacgaaaaagagccatatacggtgtgcagacaaactacagcgctgtgaattcactttcgttgtctataccttccttggtctatgcgaGTATTAACAAACAGCTGACTGTCTTATcgaccatagaccaaggaaagTATAGACAtctaagtgaattcacagcgctgtagtttgtctgcacaccgtagatggctctttttcgtctgcaaatgagtgatttttaattgcgctttaatttgttttctttcctttgtcctcttgatgaaacaccaaatattgaaaaaacatgtaaaattctatatatccaccccttttttgtaatgcaaattgactgatttttacgGTAACTCTCGatacatagaccaagaaaatatagagacatactttgataattcacaatggttttgtttatttgcagtgcgaagtcattccactcaattgcgcagtcaagtgactcaatttctttttggaaaacaagaGTTACcgtaaaaatcagtcaatttgcattacaaatgaaagaaaacaaattaaaatcactcatttgcagacgaaaaagagccatctacggtgtgcagacaaactacagcgctgtgaattcacttaagATGTCTATACTTTCCTTGGTCTATGTATCGACTTACACAGAATACATTGCTCGAGACAAATTAAATAATggtaaataaatacatattagtaatttgaaattaaacaaCGAAATTAGATATTTAAAATTGCTCGttggttttttattttcttgttaaaaaaaaaataaaataaactgtataatcattaaaaaaataaatgacttATAATAACGAAGaaagtattaaaaataaaataaatgaaataaaaatcatttgttTTAATGTTTCGATAGTTAAATGTATTTcttcatttattattattcttaCTTAAATTGAAGAACGTCTTCATCTATCGTTTCTCGTCAATGTTTATGTGTGTAAATGGTTGTAtttacgtgtgtgtgtgtttgggtTATTTTACACAGAACAATGAACAAATAGAGACAAAAACTCATTTTAAATTGCATGAataaatttgaacattttttgttttctatacaatttaaaatataattccTGGATAggtaatagtttttgcaaaaattataacACAAAAGTACAAATTACAATAAGTTAAGAGCGAGGGGGTCAAAATCATCATAATAATCATAGTTAaagtaaattgtttttatactgTTAGCAAAAACCAAACGAAGTTAAATTGATTTTAGACACGTGgtgttaataaaatattattatgtgatttaaattaaattaatttaaacaaagaATAGTTTGTATGTTTTATTTCgttcaattttctttttttccataATATTAATCTGTTGttcaaatgaattattttttttttgtatatctaaatctaaacttaatttaattaaaactaacACATTAATGAGGGGAAATGAGGGgggaacaaacaaacaaacaaaaaagtatAGAGGCTTAAACATAATCAtaataaaaaatgacaaatggtaacacaatttatttattgcGTCTCTATATGCTAATGTATATAATGTgagtaaatatataatatttgtatGAGAAACGATTGATGACGTTTTGGGGAGGGTGATTAAGTAATTAATTTACGATGATGCTGACAATGATGGCAATACATGTTATGGTCGATAATGAAAATGGGGGGTTTCTTGAAATCGCAATAAAAGGGAATGTTGGAGGAGAGTAGAAAAAAAGGAAAGGCTACATAAGGGGGGAAGGAATATTATAAAGATCAGGATCCAGGAGTACTAAGTAATAATTgtattggtggtggtggtggctaTTGTTTGCTGTTGTAATCTATAATAGCAAATATATGATAacattgaaattgaaatgatgCTTAGCTTGATCATAgccattatcatcatcatcatcttcatcatAGGCTTAGGCATTTTTGTTTTCTCGCTCCTAGTCAACGATATATTTTGgattagtttaaatttttatttttaagtttttataatattctCTTCCAATTTCATCTCCTCATCATTCCTCTATTATTTcttttatatgtatataaaaatatgtatttttcttttaattaatgctacgtttttttcttctcttctttgtttaatttagatttaattgttgttgcttttattttatgaataatttATATTCTTTTTAGGATTTTCTTTTCTTGTCTTGTATGCATGTGTAGTTGTTGTATATACTAGttaatattattatatgtatataaaggAGGAATTTCTCTTCCTGCTGTAAtcctttgtgtttttttttctcttttgtagttatgtatatatatatttgtatgcatgtatgtatgtatattgaaGGATACAGAATCATGCTGCTGTTGCTTGATTTCTTCTTCTTGGTTGCTTGTTTTTAACGAGTTCTTGGTGGTAGTATTGGTTGGATTTAAAGATGTTGACCACCACTAACCACTTAGGGAAAGGTGGGGAAATCAGCCATcatccagtttttttttttttttgaatcaacaCAGAAATACAATGCCAATGCTACATTGTTTTCCTTGCTAAttgttattaatgttatttaaaCAAATGCCCAGCATTCCAGAGTTTTAATAACAAAATCTTCTTGAGGCGCTAATGGTTCATTGCCATATGTACTGCAGGATTGGGAACGGCCTTGATTCAGATCACCATCCAACCACAGACCGAAACGACcactgaaataataaaaaaaaaaacgcgaaTACATATTAATTAAATCATCATTATGTATGGATATTGTTGTCTTTAATAAATAGCAAATATTTTGGGAATACTTACTCGCCAGCACCAATTGACAAACTTTCAACGTTGCCTTTGATAAAGTACAGATTTTCACCAGTCCAATGGAAAACCTTAAAGCTGGGATTGAATTTGTACAATAATGATTCGCCGGTACCATAGAAATGATCAGATACATGCAGGGAACATGACGTTAGAGCTCCAAATACctagaaatataaagaaaaacaatttaagtAATTGGCCGGGAAGTGATCtagattaaaattattttatttgttataatcAAATTCTATGCTACGTAGACAATTACTATGGTCCAAatttaaaatcgaaaataataTGTCCCTactttttaattgtaaaatctaattaaattatcttttgggttattaaaaaaaaataaatctgtaactttaactttttttagttcacataaggtgaacaaaaaaacacaataattacaaacaaatttttctcatattaatgtaaattcatttaaatttaaaatttaaatttaatttaatttaatttaatttctttcgactttaattttaagtagttatctatcgaaaatagaatatttattatgctttaataatattaaatatcatatttgaATACTTACATTTTGCTCTGTGTCTTGTATTACTATTAGTATAGGGCTCTCAAGCCTCTGCATTTTGCGGTATAATGAATTTAATGAGAATCCATGTTGAGATGTGCTAAAGGCCAACGACCAGGAATAGCCTTCAGCGCGTGCAGGTAAATGTCCACAAAGTTTTTcactaaaaatgtaaaataaaattgaaattaaaaattaacgtaATGACAAGTCTAGATTACTatatggtacactgaaaaaaaaaaaaaaaacattgtcctAATATGAACGATTATAAATTGAAGGACAtctaatttacacaatattaagggcaatttttttgaaataatgaaattttaaataaaagaaatcttcaaaacatttttttttatagtatttAGGACATGAATCTTggcaatttgcgtccctccgttaaagtcgtgtgTATTTgaactatggcaaaattttcataaggaaaagaaaaatatgtttatttatattgaatctttaatcCTAGATTTAAGCTAGATaggtccataaaaaatgttttcattgtaaagaagccgcatctttggctcggaattaataccaaactcTTGATATAAATCCATTTTTGGGAGGACCCTGTTtcgggttgtttttttttttaaattgtaaatgtaAAGTACATATGAATCTTAAAATgtctattaattaatttaatcaaaCATTGGCGATTTTTTTGGTCGAATTTtatgatacacagaaaaaaatttccgtagttaaactcacactaaatttaacttatttttattggaaaaaaattatttgatagtagttaaattttattttttttctcgaaattttctacagcttattgaaatcttacttttttaagtatgtctcaaaatttgtatgaactaaacgtgggtataaagttcaatgaccgtacacatatgtACGTAGtaggaatgaactactgtatggttaaaatggtgattATTTAGATTTTCATCTTTATTttgagttcattttttcttctatgagaggatgtaatttcatgtactgcagttaaaaagtacaacagagcattaaattttcctggttttaacaacgctttgtggaaatctcaaaatgtggagtaaaatttagttcaatttcctataaaaagtcacttttttttcgttgtataaaattatacatagttGATGGCCATAGCAGCCAATGCTTTcttctcttttttatttttatcatacattgtttgtataattaaaataaacaataaataaataaaattctattataTAAAACGTTTCAAGATTTTTGGGGAAACCACGGTTGAATCGACACGTGACAAAACTGTCTTACTGACATGCACATGTAATTTTAGCTAGAGATGCAAGCAAGCATTTAAGCTGtgaccagggctgccaattttgccgatttatcggcattttgacgattttttactcaaaaaatagcaaatgccgattttctgatttttgccccaaaaatgacgatattaccTACGTTCAAAAATCTTGAATATAACCAATTAGTTTACACGTTTAGAGCCTGCAAAAGAGTTGTGAGATAgggaaattgcaagtttttgctagagatttcatacatgtaggagctatatatcattttatatttacagtactaatatcacggttgccactcgttctAAAagtaatcaaccaaaatttgaagaaaattttaccaaaaatctatcaaattcaaaaatatatattctggacagtatatacaaaaagtttttattgaaatgttttatatcgaattttgttaaaattttgtttctacagaaaaagttgtcaaattttacttctatagatatttttttcaatatcttatttctatagaaaatttcgacaaaattttatttctatagataattttgtcaaaatttcatttccatagaaaaatttgtcaaaatttcatttcaatagaaaattttgtcaaaattttatttctatagaaaattttgtcaaaattgtatttctaaagaaaattttgtccaaattttatttctatagaaaattttgtccaaattttatttctatagaaaattttgtcaacattttatttctatagaaaattttatcaaaattttatttcggtagaaaactttagcaaaattttatttgggtaGAAAACTTTCGCAtaactttatatctgtagaacatttttgcacatttgtatttctatagaatattcatgcaaaaatttattactatagaacattcttggcaatttttttctatagtaaattcttgcacaattttatttctatgaaaatttttgcaaaatttcgtcaaaattttatttctatagaaaattgtacctcttAATTAGAGAACCAATCAATAAGAATTTTatgatcaaattttaaaaaatcgtttCAATTTTCTTCTTGCATAGTTTTAGGCTGTACACGTATACACTGAATATATTATGGCCAAACAAAATTGCTCACAAATATATTTGACTCGTAACCTCGATTAATTCTTAATAAGGCTATCATATCTGCTATCTTAATAGAGGGTGGTAGGGTAtgagaaaaaatggaaaaagtatGTAAGTGGAAAAATGGAAAGTATTAACGCTTGGAAAAAGTCCAAAGTGcacaataatattttatattattgaatTGATTGATTAAGAATTGATATCTGAATCGAAAGAagtcttttcaatttttttcccaaattcacaaaatttttgtttttgattgtatATGTTGATGATTGGTAAGTAATCGATgccattattttttaatatttaatttgtatatcaTTGATAGGAGTGGTGTTAAATGAAGTCGACACTATTCAACTATAAGATGCCTAGTGGAATAGCTCTGGTTAGCGATCTATGATCGGAGATAATCTCTAAAGTTTAGGTGATCAAATTAAGCCAAATTAGTGAGGTACATAAATAAATGATGGATATTCCTACTGTCATTTTCGCTATCCAGCAGACcaagatttttttcattatttttttattttttttttatttcttttttttattttttttttttttttgattttgttttacaaaaattcatagaaattccTTAAATTGTTGAAACTTACCGATGCTCCTCTGTTAGTATCTCTGTTGTTCCAATTAAATCTGGTATTGGGAAATCTAAATCAAATGATCCTGTCTGGAATATCGATGATTTACGATAATCATCATTGCTCATAGACAGCACCTGTAAATTGTGGTACGtatggaaagaaaacaaaaaagaaaaacaacaaattagtTAAttgttaaattacattaaataaagACCATTgaaacacaaagaaaaaaaaaagaaagaatacAGGGTGTGGTGGTTTTacgtttaataaaatataatatcaaaAATTTACATCCTAAAATATCACAATACAACTCATTTGGTGGGTGGAACATGTTTCATATTTAGTGAGATAAATAACAAATTGCAATGTCTAAGAGAAAAAAACAATAAGAAAAACaatgaaaactaaaatttcaattcaaattgtgctgtaattaaataaaactagtGTGAATTTATGGTTTCTGTTAAAAAGGGTCGTACGAGTTGACTCCTCTGACTCgaacaataacattttgcaatcaAAATACTTGAAATTAAAggttttataatttgtttttttttttttttttttttataagaagcATTTTACATATAATACTTTGGAAAAaagcaatatattttttttgacacAGCTCAAAGCTTATATAAAAATCAATGCGCTACAAATaagatataaacaaaaaaatcattcaacaaaccaattatatttttggtttaatttaaaaaattttctaatttaggATTAAAgcaaaaaacgttttttttatgagctgattttggaaatattttatttacaacGAAATTCTTTCAATGAGATTGAATGAAAACGAGTATGAAAAATGAATGGTCTTGTGATGATTTTATTGTGCCaactacaatttttaagaattttttcctaTCAATAATTTGTATTAggggaaaaaaagaaaatgaaataaatgtaaatgtcaaatggaaaatgaaaatataaCAGTTTGGTTAAGGTTCCCatctagccaccgtggtgcaatggttagcatgcccgccttgcatacacaaggtcgtgggttcgattcctgctacgaccgaacaccaaaaaagtttttcagcggtggattatcccacctcagtaatgctggtgacatttctgagggtttcaaagcttctctaagtggtttcactggaatgtggaacgccgttcggactcggctataaaaaggaggtcccttgtcattgagcttaacatggaatcgggcagcactcagtgaaaagagagaagttcaccaatgtggtatcacaatggactgaatagtctaagtgagcctgatacatcgggctgccacataacctaacctaacctaaggttccCATCTAAATAGCTGAGAATCTGAATCATTTTTAttgacacaaaatatttttgctaaGCCTTTAATAATTTTCCTAGTTGTTCGAAGGTTgtatcatataaaatttattttattgcgtTGGGTATTTGCTAATTGAAAATCCATAGCATAGAATGAAGCCAAATTCTTTTTGTAGGCGGCGGCTGCTGAATCTCAAAGCTGATCCGGCAAAAATTCGCCTATTAACCTGAAGCGCTTAttgtttaaaaatcaatttaaaattatccTAAAGGTTGAAGATTATCCTACAGACAAAAAATCCAGAATTAAAACaactatatttttattaattggcggctatatGCGCTGTTATAATCGGCGGCTTCGACTGTCCAAATAAGTCAGCGGCTTAATTTTCTGATGGAGAATGAAGACGCCAAGTAGCGCCGCCGACGATTTATGACAAGCCAATGCCGACGCCACTTTTGTCGGCTCATCCCTACAGAATTGTGGCCGCCAATTaatgagaaaatatttgttaagatcttgtagttgttttattttattcaaaaaaaaaaatatttttttattttcattcaaggtttctataacaatttagaaaaatcatcccagcaaaaaaagcgtcgccaaaaaagcagtgaaaatgttctttttggatccggaagtgatccaaaattggcgcagaagcgatgaatttaacatgggcttgtcataggacggatgtccaccattacaACAGCTGTTgtactgaatttgtatcactttttaaggtgtgatccgaattcagtgttatggatgtgaattaaaaattttgtggtattttgctaaataaattcATTCTTATGctcgtctgaaacgtttgagttaaaattgttttaaaaattcgaaatttttctagaatggatattggatttttttcgacaaaattttaataatttgtaccattttattaattcttactctgttcttAACttgtttgaaacaaaaaagttcaaattacccattaaaaatatgaaattgaattaaaagaacttcctctgtagttaaactaaagaacatctttgggaggacatttttggaacaacttccaaatttttttgcttgtttgaaacaaaaaagttcaaattacccattaaaaatatgaaattgaattaaaagaacttcctctgtagttaaactaaagaacatctttgggaggacatttttggaacaacttccaaatttttttgctgggatgctatgctttgcagagaatgaagccgacccatttttgtcggcggcagcagcttgacggctaagccgatatacatttgtccattcggcggcggacaattatccattataaaatcaatttgaagttattcgaatggtaatgagatttgagtcgaatggtaatgagatttgattataaaatcaatttgaagttattcgaatggtaatgagatttgtTGTTGGTAATGAGATATTCGGCGGAGGCGCCGACTGGCAAAAAagggtcggcggcgactgaaatcgacggcgcgactcggcggtttCATTCTCTGATGCTgagataaataaaatgaaaatttgactgcCAGATTGATTGTACAATCAAACTAACAGTGCTTgacatacaaaatattattttattgcgatgcacagaaaaaatatcaaccaaatatttccaataaaaatgttgattgaagttgagaaaactttcaattaataaattaattgatacaattaactttttaatcaagaaagaaatattaagttaattaagccaatgattgaaaagttttttaaatttttaatacaaaaattaattgaacactTTTTAAtccaactcggaagactaagttaaaaaaagtgatggaaatttttttaattaaaaatttatttgaaacagtaaattttttaatcaatttaaaaacactaacggccattttcatgtagctccgttaggctttaactgtcagttaacagaaag contains these protein-coding regions:
- the mtd gene encoding TLD domain-containing protein mustard isoform X25, translated to MCELLLNPAMECEVLSMSNDDYRKSSIFQTGSFDLDFPIPDLIGTTEILTEEHREKLCGHLPARAEGYSWSLAFSTSQHGFSLNSLYRKMQRLESPILIVIQDTEQNVFGALTSCSLHVSDHFYGTGESLLYKFNPSFKVFHWTGENLYFIKGNVESLSIGAGDGRFGLWLDGDLNQGRSQSCSTYGNEPLAPQEDFVIKTLECWAFV
- the mtd gene encoding TLD domain-containing protein mustard isoform X23, whose product is MFSLSDPVSKFQGIPVSPAKLGLEKSDMSAKSKKLSKIAKYLRKKVLSMSNDDYRKSSIFQTGSFDLDFPIPDLIGTTEILTEEHREKLCGHLPARAEGYSWSLAFSTSQHGFSLNSLYRKMQRLESPILIVIQDTEQNVFGALTSCSLHVSDHFYGTGESLLYKFNPSFKVFHWTGENLYFIKGNVESLSIGAGDGRFGLWLDGDLNQGRSQSCSTYGNEPLAPQEDFVIKTLECWAFV
- the mtd gene encoding TLD domain-containing protein mustard isoform X24 translates to MSNDDYRKSSIFQTGSFDLDFPIPDLIGTTEILTEEHREKLCGHLPARAEGYSWSLAFSTSQHGFSLNSLYRKMQRLESPILIVIQDTEQNVFGALTSCSLHVSDHFYGTGESLLYKFNPSFKVFHWTGENLYFIKGNVESLSIGAGDGRFGLWLDGDLNQGRSQSCSTYGNEPLAPQEDFVIKTLECWAFV
- the mtd gene encoding TLD domain-containing protein mustard isoform X26 encodes the protein MSLDKKVLSMSNDDYRKSSIFQTGSFDLDFPIPDLIGTTEILTEEHREKLCGHLPARAEGYSWSLAFSTSQHGFSLNSLYRKMQRLESPILIVIQDTEQNVFGALTSCSLHVSDHFYGTGESLLYKFNPSFKVFHWTGENLYFIKGNVESLSIGAGDGRFGLWLDGDLNQGRSQSCSTYGNEPLAPQEDFVIKTLECWAFV
- the mtd gene encoding TLD domain-containing protein mustard isoform X22 gives rise to the protein MWFLISFCICAVGFALAGRKWGRWLYLRYGRFILPRSMLAAKNRAPTPPLSPSVIKNDETLEGLLDESGEMHETVLSMSNDDYRKSSIFQTGSFDLDFPIPDLIGTTEILTEEHREKLCGHLPARAEGYSWSLAFSTSQHGFSLNSLYRKMQRLESPILIVIQDTEQNVFGALTSCSLHVSDHFYGTGESLLYKFNPSFKVFHWTGENLYFIKGNVESLSIGAGDGRFGLWLDGDLNQGRSQSCSTYGNEPLAPQEDFVIKTLECWAFV